One genomic region from Vibrio sp. SCSIO 43137 encodes:
- a CDS encoding S1 family peptidase, with amino-acid sequence MKKIFATLLLLVSVSHTTTGAEMSPFIVNGSDTSSATYPSFASIYTFINYSDGSFQVGNRCGATILDATYILTAAHCVAAADISEVNRLFTIVLPQLDNEADFNSVSEFNSTTKYWVSDIFVHENYNSGAILNDIAVLKLETPLSVPSSAYAQFVANESQYRGGSGEVYTAVGHGNTQTGIDNTTVLQKTELSIVANASCGYDVGGAPATQLCMEGANVGGLEKATCQGDSGGPLYWTSGTTYQVGITSYGPATNYGCGSTTFPGATSVFTEVVDYAAWITSAKSGGKTAEYSPSESDRNYFRQNRSLPGDSVSPVAGSGSALSTQWFMVLIVAALVRRFRP; translated from the coding sequence ATGAAAAAGATATTTGCGACACTGCTTCTACTCGTCTCTGTATCTCACACTACAACTGGTGCAGAGATGAGCCCTTTTATTGTAAATGGCTCAGACACCTCTTCTGCGACTTACCCCTCTTTTGCCAGCATTTACACTTTTATTAATTACAGTGACGGCTCTTTTCAGGTCGGAAATCGCTGTGGTGCAACAATTCTGGATGCCACTTATATATTAACGGCGGCTCACTGTGTCGCGGCGGCTGATATCAGCGAAGTGAACCGGCTGTTTACTATTGTTCTTCCGCAACTGGATAATGAAGCTGACTTTAACAGTGTGTCAGAATTTAATAGCACCACCAAATACTGGGTGTCAGATATTTTCGTCCACGAGAACTATAACTCCGGAGCTATATTAAATGATATTGCAGTTCTGAAATTAGAAACGCCGCTCTCTGTCCCTTCTTCTGCCTACGCTCAGTTTGTCGCCAATGAAAGCCAGTATCGTGGTGGCTCAGGTGAGGTCTATACTGCGGTGGGTCATGGTAATACCCAGACCGGTATCGACAATACAACGGTACTGCAGAAAACCGAGCTAAGTATTGTTGCCAATGCCAGTTGTGGTTATGACGTGGGAGGCGCACCGGCAACGCAGCTCTGTATGGAGGGTGCCAATGTCGGCGGGTTGGAAAAAGCTACTTGTCAGGGGGACTCAGGCGGGCCTCTTTACTGGACCAGTGGTACGACTTATCAGGTGGGCATTACCAGTTATGGCCCGGCGACTAACTATGGCTGCGGTAGCACTACTTTCCCCGGTGCAACGTCTGTATTTACTGAAGTGGTCGATTACGCGGCGTGGATAACTTCAGCCAAGAGCGGCGGCAAAACGGCTGAGTATTCGCCTTCAGAATCAGACCGTAATTATTTTCGTCAAAACCGCTCCCTACCCGGAGACAGCGTCTCTCCGGTAGCCGGTAGCGGAAGTGCTCTATCAACGCAATGGTTTATGGTGTTAATTGTAGCGGCGCTGGTACGAAGATTCAGGCCTTAG